A DNA window from Macadamia integrifolia cultivar HAES 741 chromosome 4, SCU_Mint_v3, whole genome shotgun sequence contains the following coding sequences:
- the LOC122076881 gene encoding porphobilinogen deaminase, chloroplastic encodes MERITLKPPPFPAKMSSGYVSAVGFPMSCLKSPCANQSRRIMVTRAAIALEQETQTKVSLLRIGTRGSPLALAQAHETRDKLMATHTELAEEGAIEIVIIKTTGDKIQNQPLADLGGKGLFTKEIDEALLNGEIDIAVHSMKDVPTYLPAGTILPCNLPREDVRDVFISSSAASLAGLPIGSIVGTASLRRKSQILYRYPSLKVEENFRGNVQTRLRKVREGVVQATLLALAGLKRLEMEDNATNIISVDEMLPAVAQGAIGIACRSNDSKMADYIASLNHEETRLAVACERAFLETLDGSCKTPIAGYAYREKEGYCVFRGLVASPDGTQVFETSRKGPYTQEDMILMGKDAGKELLSQAGADFFDSLRR; translated from the exons ATGGAGAGGATCACTCTGAAGCCGCCTCCCTTTCCAGCTAAGATGAGCTCGGGATATGTCTCGGCTGTTGGTTTCCCCATGTCATGCCTGAAGAGTCCATGTGCCAATCAATCCCGAAGGATTATGGTTACAAGGGCAGCCATTGCTCTGGAGCAGGAGACGCAGACCAAGGTCTCCCTTTTAAGAATAGGCACAAGAGGAAG CCCACTAGCACTTGCTCAGGCCCATGAAACCCGGGATAAGCTTATGGCAACACATACAGAGTTGGCTGAGGAAGGAGCTATCGAAATTGTCATTATCAAGACCACAGGAGATAAAATCCAAAACCAACCGCTCGCTGATTTAGGAGGAAAGGGCTTATTCACAAAAGAGATAGATGAGGCCCTCTTGAATGGGGAAATTGACATTGCTGTACACTCAATGAAAGATGTTCCTACTTATTTACCTGCTGGGACAATTTTGCCTTGCAACCTTCCACGAGAGGATGTCCGGGATGTGTTCATTTCATCAAGTGCAGCTTCTCTTGCGGGGCTTCCGATTGGAAGTATTGTTGGTACAGCTTCCctcagaagaaaatcacaaataCTATACAGATATCCTTCACTGAAA GTGGAGGAAAACTTCAGAGGGAATGTACAGACACGATTGAGAAAAGTTAGGGAAGGAGTTGTACAAGCAACCTTGTTGGCATTGGCTGGGCTAAAACGCCTAGAAATGGAAGATAATGCCACTAACATCATATCTGTTGATGAAATGCTTCCAGCTGTTGCTCAAGGGGCCATCGGGATTGCATGTCGAAGCAATGACAGCAAGATG GCTGATTACATAGCTTCACTGAATCACGAGGAGACCAGATTAGCAGTGGCATGTGAGCGAGCTTTTCTTGAGACCCTAGATGGGTCATGTAAAACACCAATTGCTGGCTATGCATATCGAGAGAAAGAAGGGTATTGTGTGTTTAGAGGATTGGTGGCTTCTCCTGATGGCACCCAAG TGTTCGAGACTTCAAGAAAAGGTCCATATACGCAAGAAGATATGATTTTGATGGGAAAGGATGCTGGCAAGGAATTGCTTTCGCAGGCCGGTGCtgatttctttgattctctcaGAAGATAG
- the LOC122075628 gene encoding mitochondrial arginine transporter BAC2-like: protein MDFWPEFLATSWGREFVAGGFGGAAGVISGYPLDTLRIRLQQPSNPTRSAIGLLRQIVSSEGPSALYRGMAAPVASVTFQNALVFQTYAVLSRAFDSSINKIDPPSYKSVALAGFGTGALQSLLLTPVELLKIRLQLQQTTRKLHNHHSNDQQGSPVRMAKYIFGREGLKGLYRGLTITALRDAPAHGFYFWTYERTREQLHPGCRKSGQESLQTMLFAGGLAGVASWVCCYPLDVVKTRLQAQMQSPSDHPPPKYLGIIDCFRKSVKEEGFGVLWRGLGTAIARAFVVNGAIFAAYEISLRCFFSDNSSGSIQTEDNRL from the exons ATGGACTTCTGGCCAGAGTTTCTAGCGACCAGTTGGGGGAGAGAGTTCGTAGCAGGAGGGTTCGGTGGAGCAGCGGGCGTAATCTCAGGTTACCCACTGGACACGCTGAGGATCCGTCTTCAACAACCTTCAAATCCCACTAGATCTGCCATTGGCCTCCTCCGCCAGATCGTCTCTTCTGAGGGACCTTCCGCGTTATACCGTGGCATGGCTGCTCCGGTAGCCTCTGTCACCTTCCAG AACGCCTTAGTGTTTCAAACTTATGCAGTTCTATCCAGAGCATTTGATTCATCGATCAACAAAATAGATCCTCCTTCCTACAAAAGCGTGGCATTAGCAGGCTTTGGAACAGGGGCCTTACAGAGTTTGCTGCTTACCCCTGTTGAGCTATTGAAGATACGCCTCCAATTGCAGCAAACGACAAGAAAATTACATAACCATCACTCAAACGATCAACAAGGAAGTCCAGTAAGAATGGCTAAATACATTTTCGGGAGAGAAGGACTGAAGGGGCTCTACAGAGGCCTCACCATCACTGCCCTCCGAGACGCACCAGCTCATGGGTTTTACTTCTGGACGTACGAGCGCACAAGAGAGCAACTCCACCCAGGTTGTCGAAAAAGTGGTCAGGAGAGCCTCCAAACGATGTTGTTTGCCGGAGGACTGGCAGGGGTTGCCAGTTGGGTGTGTTGCTATCCATTGGATGTGGTAAAGACGAGACTTCAGGCTCAAATGCAATCTCCATCGGATCATCCGCCGCCCAAATATCTTGGCATTATTGATTGTTTTCGTAAGAGTGTCAAAGAAGAGGGCTTTGGAGTTCTGTGGAGAGGTTTGGGTACTGCCATTGCTCGGGCTTTCGTGGTGAATGGAGCCATCTTTGCTGCCTATGAGATATCTCTTCGGTGCTTTTTCAGCGACAATAGCTCTGGAAGCATTCAAACAGAAGATAACAGATTATAG